The Persephonella sp. KM09-Lau-8 nucleotide sequence ATAAATCATTCATTTTCCTCTAATTCCTGATGTCTGAGCATTTTTCCTTCTTTCATGTAGATAACTTCTTCTGCAAGGTTTGTTGCTATGTCTGCAACCCTTTCAAGATTTGAAGAGACGGTAATCAGTCTTATGCCTACTTTAATATTTTTTGGGTCTTCTACCATATATGTGTATATTTCTCTAATAATTTGTTCATGAAGGGCATCTACCTTGTCATCCCTTTCTATAACCTGTCTTGCCAGCTCTGTGTCCAGGGTTTCCAGAGATTTAACAGCATCCCTGACCATATTAAGAACAATATCTGTCATAATAGGAAGGTCAACATATTCTTTAAGTTTTGGTTTTGTCAGTATTCTTTCTGCCTGCTCCTTTATGTTTTCTGCGTGGTCGCCTATTCTTTCTAAATCTCTGTTAACAAATAAGTCCATTACCAGCATTCTCAGATATTTTGCTTCCGGTTGAAATCTGGCAATTGTTGTGATTATCAGGGTTTCATTTTCAACTTCCATCTGATCTATCTTTGGTTCTAACTCATCAACAACCTTTAAATATTCTGGATTATGTTCAATAATTGCCTTAACTGCATTTTCAATCATTGTGTCGGCCATCTCGGCCATATTTATAAGTCTGTCTCTAATTTCTTCAAGTCTTGGCTTTAAAAGCATTACTTCCTCCTTTATTATCCAAATCTACCACTTACATAATCTTCTGTAAGTTTTTCTTTAGGTGCAGTAAATATAATATCAGTTTTATCAAATTCAATAAGTTCACCAAGATACATAAAGGCAGTGTAATCAGATACACGGGCTGCCTGCTGCATATTGTGGGTAACTATCAGGATTGTTACTGTCTCTTTTAGCTGGACTACCAGTTCTTCTATCTTTGATGTTGATATTGGGTCAAGGGCTGATGTTGGCTCGTCAAAAAGTAAAACTTCAGGTTCCACAGCGAGGGCTCTTGCTATAACAAGTCTCTGTTGCTGTCCCCCTGACATTCCTGTGGCTGATTCTTTCAGTCTGTCCTTTACTTCATCCCAGAGAGCTGCCTGTCTTAAAGCCTTTTCTACCCTTTCCTCAAGCTCTGCTTTATCACGAATACCTCTAAGTTTTAATCCATAAGCAACATTATCAAATATACTCATTGGAAATGGAGTAGGTTTCTGAAATACCATTCCAACCCGGGAGCGAAGGTCTATAAGGTCAATATTATCAGAGAGTATATTAGTTCCGTCTAAAAGGATTTCTCCCTCATATTTATTTCCTGGATAAAGGTCATGCATTCTGTTAAAGCATCTAAGCAAAGTTGTTTTTCCACAACCAGAAGGTCCAATAAGTGCTGTTACCTTATTTTCATAGACAGGTAGATTAATACCCTTTAATGCTGCCTTTTCCTTATCTGGATAACCCTGCCCTGAATACCAGAAGTATAAATCTTTCACCTTTATTTTTTCTTTTTCTGACATAAAAACCTCCTATCCCTTGTATTTCCAGTGGATTATGCCTCTGGAAATTAAAGTAACAAGCAGTATGAAAAATGTTATTACAAATGAAGCAGCCCAGGCTTTTGTATGCCAGTCTTCATAAGGACCCATGGCATACACAAATATTGTAACTGTCAGGGAAGAAATAGGCTCATTCATATCCAGAGTAAAAAATGAGTTATTAAAGGATGTAAATAGTAAAGGTGCTGTTTCTCCTGCTACTCTGGATATAGAAAGTATTACACCTGTTAAAATTCCTGTTGCTGCAGATTTATAAACAATATCCTTTATTACGGTAAAATATGAAGCTCCAAGAGCAAAAGCAGCCTCCCTTAAAGTCCATGGAACAAGGGAAAGCATATCTTCTGTAGTTCTCAGGATTACCGGTATCATTATGAATGCAAGGGCTGCAGCTCCTGCCCACCCGTTAAATCCATGTATTCTGTCAACTAATTTTGTGCTCAGGAATATAAAAAGCAATACACCGATAATAACTGAAATAGAAACTAGAACTGTTTTTATAAATTTTCCTTTTTTAGGGTCTTTTATAACAAGGATTTTTCCTGTTAGCAGATTAAGAACCCCGTATATGATTATTGCAATCACCGCTGATAAAAATCCTACAGCAACTTCTCCACCCCAGTTTAACTGTCCCTGAGGCTTTACAAGAATTGCATATATAAATGTGCCTACAACAATAGATGGCACAGATACCATAATATCAGACAGAAAGCTTATAATCTGTGCCCATTTTGTTCCCCTTGCATATTCAGCAATAAATGTTCCTGCAAGAATGCCAATGGGAACCCCTATAATAACGGCAAAAAATACTATTTCCAGTTGTCCTACAAATGCATTCCTCAATCCTCCTCCCGGAATTCCCGGAGGGGCTGGGTCTTCTGTGAAAAGTTCCCAGTTAATACCTGCTATCCCATGTCTTAAAACATCTATAAGAATAAAAGACAACCAGAAAAGACCTATTCCAGCTGCAATTGATGAAAGTGTCAGGGCAATAAAACTTTTTATTTTTCTTCTTTTTACAAGGCTCATCTTGAGTATCCCCTTTCAGCTTTCATAAGGAAATATTTTGCAATAGCAAGGATTATAAAGCTTAATGAAAATAGTATCAGTGCAAGATAAAACAGAGATGACAGATATATATCTGAATCTGCCTCTGTAAATTCGTTTGCCAGAGTTACTGTGATAGTGGCAGCTGCGTCAAATAAAGAAGTTGTTATCTGGTGGTTATTTCCAAGGACAAATGCCACAGCCATTGTTTCTCCAAGTGCTCTTCCAAGAGCCAGAACAATTCCACCATAAATCCCAAGCTTTGCATAGGGAATCATAATATCCTTTACAACTTCCCATTTTGTAGCTCCCAGGGCATAGGCAGACTCTTTCATTAAATTTGGTGTTAGATTTAAAGCATCCCTTGCTATACTTGCTATGAAAGGAATTATCATAATACTCAGTATCAGGCTTGCTGTGAAAAGGTCTATACCCTGTGGGTTTCCTTCAAATAACTTTCCAATTAAAGGTATCTTGCCGAGGGTTTTTTGCATAAAGGGCTCTATATACTCAGCCATTAATGGAGCCAGGGTGAAAAGTCCCCACATACCGTATATGATACTTGGAATTGCAGCAAGCATTTCAATTGCAATTCCTATAGGGGTTTTTAGTAGTTTCGGGGATACTTCTGTCAGGAATATTGCTATTCCAAGTGCTACAGGAATTGCCATTGCCAGAGATAGCACTGTGGTAACCAGTGTTCCGTAAAGGGGTGCTGCAGCTCCAAAAATATTTTTAACAGGATCCCAGTCAACAGTAAAAATAAAATTAAGCAGCCCAAATCTATGAATAGCCAGTGATGATTCATCATAAAGAACAAATATTGTGGAAAAAACAAGGGTTAAAACAAGAAATGAAGCGGAGAAAGAAATAATCCCAAATGCAATATCAGACAGGGGCAGATTTTTTAATTTTTTCATCCTATTCCCGCATTAGAATTTTTTAAAATTATAGCAAAAAGAGGAAGGACTAACCTTCCTCATAAAATATTTACGGATTTATATTATGCTCTTTCCAGTAGTTGTAGATTTTTTCTTTCAGCTCTTTTGGTAAAGGAACGTAATCCAGTCTTTCTGCTATTTTGTCACCATTTTCAAAAGCCCATTTGAAGAATTTGTTTACCTTTTTGTTTACCTCTGTTTTCTCCCTTGCTTCCAGAATAAATGATGCTCCTGCAATTGGCCATGCATTTTCACCAGGAGCATTTACCATCCAGAGATAAAAATGTTTTTTAGGGTCAAACTGGGCTGTTGCACCTGCTGCTTTGAATGTTTCTATTGATGGTGCAACAAACTTTCCTGCAGGATTTTTCAGTAATGTATAAGAAAGTCTGTTTTGTTTTGCATAAGCAAACTCAACATATCCAATGGAGTATTTTAATCTTTTGACGTAGTTTGCAACACCTTCATTTCCTTTTCCGCCTATTCCCACTGGCCATTTAACTGCTTTTCCAGCACCAACCTTGTTTTTCCAGTCTTCACATGCGCCTGCAAGGTAGTTTGTGAATATAGCCGTTGTTCCTGAACCATCTGCCCTGTGAACTACTGATATTTCTTTGTGTGGAAGGTTCAGGTCTGGGTTCAGGGCTTTTATTTTCTGGTTGTCCCAGTATTTTATATCCCCAAGATAGATATGACACAGAGTATCAGCATCTAATTTTAGCTGTCCTCCTTTTATTCCTGGAATATTTACAACTGGAACGACTCCACCAATTATTGCTGGGAACTGGTAAAGCTTGTATTCATCTAACTTTTCAGGTGGTAAAGGTGCGTCTGATGCACCAAAATCCACTGTTCTATTTTTTATCTGTCTTATACCTCCACCTGAACCTATTGATTGGTAATTAAGTTTTATACCTGTGGCTTTGTAGTACATATAAGCCCATGCCTGATAAACTGGATATGGAAATGTTGCTCCTGCTCCGTTTATTGTATCCCCTGCAAATACTGAACAAGTCAGTATTCCTGTTGTTATTATTCCTGCTAATAATTTTTTCATGATATTCCCTCCTTTGTTATATTTATTAGAAAAACCATTGGGATGTAAATTTAATTCTTTTGATTTTTTTGTCTCCGATATCTTTGCCATAATCATCTTCCTGATATGCAATCCCAACTTTTGTCGAATTTCCTCTTAGATACCAGTTAATACCAACCACTGTTGATTTTAGTTTGTAATCCCCTTCTCCTTTCCATTTTTTCCATTCCTCATATCTTGCAAATGGAGCAATATAGTATAACTGTGGGATAACGTATTCACCTGTTATATACCAACCGTTAGATTTTCCTAATTCGTATCTTGTGTCTGTAAAATCTTTTTCAACTCCATCAAAATCAAAGTATTCATACTGTATAAAAGCTCCTTTGTAATGGGCAGAAAATTCATAATTAATTAGCGTTCTATCTATAGAGTGAGTTCCACTATTATCTGTATATTTTATTTTTGGTACTCTCCAGTATCCAATACCTACTTCTATATGTTTACCTCTACCAAAGTATGTTTCTGTTCTTTTGGTTTCTTCCCATCCAGGAATTGGAGATAAAATTAATTTACCTCCATAGAAAAAGTCCTGCTCACTTATACCATCAGGAGTGTTTCCTTTAGCGTCATGGAATTTTCCTGAGTATACTGAATCCCCAAATGCTAACTGGTAATGGATTTTTTTCTTCCAGTTACCGTATATCTGTGCATTTGTTGCACGGCGATTATGGGATATGAATTGAGCTGCTTCATCTGCAACATGTGGACGGTCATAATGAATAACCCAAGCTGATTTTACTGTTTCTGTTCTGGATACATCTATTTTAGCTCTGTAAAATTTGAAATTGACAAGGGAAGTTCCAAAAGGCTTTTTAATTTTCAGATAAGCATCCCCTACTTTAAAATTACCTTCTCCTTTATCCTGATAGTTTGCCTTATCATTTCTTATATCCATCATAAAGGATACATGTTTAGAAAACCCTACTCCTACTTCAAACCTGACCCTTCTCATATATGCGTCCCAGGTATCTATATCCTCTTTTGTAGGGTCGTTATAATCTACTTTATAATTTTCAAATGTTCCCTGTATTCTGATACCTAACTTGATATACATGTCAGGATTGTCAAAAGGCCTGATTTTCAGGTTAGGGTGAGTTTCTTTACCCAGTAGAAATTCAGGAGAGTCTTTTTTTATTACATTTGCATGTTTTATCAATTTTTTTTCTTCTTTTTTGTCCAGCTCTAAAGCTTCTTCCTTTGTTAAAATTCCTTTTTCATAAAGTTTTTTTAAGATAGGATTGTGGATTTCTTCAGCTGAAGCTAAACCTACACAGCCTAAAATTGCAGTGATTATAACTGCCTTTTTCATTATTACCTCCTCTATTAGTTTTCGTCTTTTTAACTAAATTTTAGTGAAAGAAATTTAAAACTTTATTAAATTTCTGTTAAGATTTTTTAACAATTTGAAAAAGCCCTGAACAGAAATATATTCAGAGGAAAACTTTTGTAAGAGGTGATTATGGAAGCAAGAAATATCTCAATACCGCAGCAAATTGAGAAATCCAATCTATTGGCAAAAACATATATGCTTTTAACACTTGGATTTTTAACAATGGCAGGGGGTACAGTTGTAGGTTTGCAATTTATTCCCCAGATGTTGTCCCTGGGTAAATGGGGTCTCCTGATTGTTTCTCTACTTGCAACTATAGGAACAATGCTCCTTGCTCTATTTAATCAAAGGAATACACTTGGCTACGTATTTTTCCTGCTTTTTACATTTACAATCGGGTTTTTTGATGCACCAGCAATCGCTGTTATATTCAGTTCCCCTGCACTGATTGAAATATTCAAACAGGCTTTTGTGATAACTGCTGTTGTTACCGGTAGTTTAACAGCTTATGTATTTATCACAAAAAAGGATTTTAGCTTTTTAGGTGGTTTTCTGTTTACGGGACTGATTATTGTTGTGGTTATGGCTGTTGTAAGCCTGTTCTGGCAGAATACCACTCTGGAGTTTGTGATTTCTGGAATGGGTGCACTGGTGTTCTCAGGTTTTATCCTGTATGACACTTCCAGACTTATATATGAAAAATCAACAGCTGTTGAGATTGCAATTGCATTATTTCTGGATATTATTAACCTGTTCTGGTCAATATTTAATCTGCTGAATATTTTAAAAGGTGAGGAATAAAAACTATTGACAGGGGTATAAAAATGGAAATGAAATTTAACACAATTGAAGAGGCAATTGAGGATATTAAAAACGGCAAGATGGTTATTGTTGTTGATGACCCTGACAGAGAAAATGAAGGCGACTTGGTAATGGCAGCCGAGAAGGTAACCCCTGAAGCAATTAACTTTATGGCAAAAGAAGGACGCGGTCTTATATGTCTTTCCCTTACCCCAGAAAGATGTAAAGAACTTGATATACCATTGATGACCAACACCAATACAGACCCAAAAGGAACAGCATTCTGTTTATCAATAGATGCCCATCCTGATTTTGGAACAACAACAGGTATTTCAGCTTACGACAGAGCTATCACAATAAAGCTGGCCGTTTCTCCTGATGCCAAACCTTCTGATTTTGTTAGACCTGGACATGTTTTTCCTCTAATGGCTCGTCCAGGTGGAGTTTTAGAAAGAACAGGACATACAGAAGCATCTGTTGACCTTGCCAAGCTGGCAGGCTTATATCCTGCAGGAGTAATATGCGAAATTATGAAAGAAGATGGCACAATGGCAAGACTGCCAGACCTGATGAAATTTGCAAAGAAACATAATTTAAAAATCATAACCATAGCTGACCTTGTTAAATACAGACTGAAAAGCGAAAAGTTAGTAAGCAGAGAGGCAGAAGCATACCTTCCAACAAAATTCGGCACGTTCAAGGTTTATGCATATAAAAGTAAAGTTGATGGCTCTGAACATGTTGCACTGGTAATGGGTGAGATAAAGCCAGATGAACCTGTTCTGGTCAGGGTGCATTCTGAATGTTTAACAGGGGATATCTTTGGTTCCCTTAGATGTGATTGTCAGTCCCAGCTCCATTCAGCCCTCAGAATGATAGCAAAAGAGGGAAAAGGAGTTCTGGTTTATATGAGGGGACATGAAGGCAGAGGCATAGGAATAGTCAACAAAATAAAAGCATATAAACTACAAGATGAAGGTTATGATACTGTGGAAGCAAATCATAAATTAGGTTTTCAGGCAGACCTGAGGGATTTTGGAACAGGTGCACAGATATTATTAGACCTTGGCGTTAGAAAGATGAGACTTATGACAAACAATCCAAGAAAAATAGTTGCTCTGCAGGGATTTGGTCTGGAAATAGTTGAAAGAGTTCCAATTATTACAGAAACAAATCCATACAATAAAAATTATCTTAAAACCAAAAAAATAAGACTGGGACACCTGTTAGACGAACTTCAGGGAGAAAGCTGTCAGTTAGACCATGAAGATTTACAGAGAGAAGATAAAAATAGCTGATTTTAACAAAGAATACCTCCCTCAAGTTCAGGAAATATTAAAAGAGAATTTTGAGTATCCCTGGTCTGAAGAGCAAATTCTTTCCTCTAATGCTTTTTCTATAAAAAAAGTTTTTCTCTATGAAAATAATCCTGTGGCATTTTTTGCAGGGGAACTGATATTTTCAGAAGGTTCAATCTCAATGATAGCAGTCAAGAAAGAGCTTCAAGGAAAAGGTATTGGGAAATATGTTATAAGCTGGTTTATAGACCTGTGCAAACAAAAAGGGATAAACAATATCTGGCTGGAAGTTTCCCAGAATAATAAAAAAGCTATCAGATTTTATGAAAGTTTCGGCTTTACAACACAGGATATTAGGAAAAATTATTACAAAGATGGCTCAGATGCTCTAATTATGAAACTTAGTCTTTAATTTGCTAACTCTTTGAAAAGCTCATAAAATAGTTTTATCCAGCTTCTATTTTGAGGAAAAATATGGAAATAAAAGGCAAAAAAGCATCTATTTTAATTTCAGAGCAAGAAATAAAAGAAAAAGTCAAACAGCTGGGACAGCAGATTAGTAAAGATTTTGAAGGAAAAGAATTATTAGTGGTTGGTATCCTGAAAGGCTCTTTTATTTTTATGGCTGATTTGGTAAGAGAAATACAGGGAAAAGTTTATATAGATTTTATGCAGGTTTCTTCTTATCATACAAGTATGGAAAGTTCAGGAGAAGTTATCTTTGTTAAAGATTTATCAACGGATATAAAAGGAAAAAATGTGCTGATAGTTGATGATATTATAGACACAGGTAGAACACTGGAAGCCCTTGTGGAAGCTTTATCCCAGAGGGAGCCTAACATAATAAAAACCTGTGTTTTACTGGACAAAAAAGAAAGAAGAGAAGTTAATTACGATGCTGATTATGTAGGATTTGTCATACCTGATAAATTTGTTATAGGCTATGGTTTAGACTGGGCAGAAGAAGGCAGGACATTAAAAGATATCTATGCAGTGGAGGATTAAGATGGGATTTAAACCTGTTGATGTATCAGGAAAGTTTGAAACAATCAGGACAGCAAAGGCGGAAGGCAAGATATATTTATCCCCTGAGTCCGTAGAAATGATAAAAGAAGGCAAAGTTCCAAAAGGAGATGTTTTGCTTGCTTCCCAGATGGCAGGTTTACTGGGAGCAAAAAGAACCTCTGATATACTTCCATTTTGCCATAATATAATGATCGACCATGTTGTTGTGGATACACAGCTTCAGGAAGACGGAGTTTATGTAATAGCCGAGGTTAAATGTGTAGGCAGAACAGGAGTTGAGATGGAGGCTTTAACAGCTGTTTCTGCAGCACTACTTAATGTTTATGATATGCTCAAAGCCTTTGATAAAAACATGGTTATATCTGATATAAAACTTGTTTCCAAAAGAGGTGGTAAATCAGACTGGGCTGAGGATTTATCAGGACTTAAATGTGCTGTGATTACCCTCAGTGATACATGCTATCAGGGAGAAGCCGAAGATAGAAGTGGAAAAACAGCTATTGATATTATTGAAAATGAGTTCGGCGGTCAGGTTGTTCATTATAAGATACTTCCTGATGATAAGGATATGATTGTTAATGAACTAAAAGAGCTTACAGATAAAGTGGATATTATATTTACCACAGGTGGAACAGGATTTAGTAAAAGGGATGTTACCCCAGAAGCTACTAAAGAAGTAATTAGAAAAGAGATGATAGGATTTTCTGAAGCTATGAGGATTGTTGGGATTAAATTTACTCCAAAATCTCTACTTTCAAGAGGTGTATGTGGAATTTTAGGGGATGCAACTCTTGTTATAAATCTCCCTGGTTCAACAGGTGGAGTTAAGGATAATATCAGACTTGTTGCTCCACTATTAAAACATGCAATAAGAATGGCCAAAGGTGAGAAAAAACACTGAGGCTTATCTTGGTTTTGCACTTATGTGGAAGGAGGAGAGATACCTCCTTCTTGCTGAAGAAATATTAAAAAAGGAATTTGCAGATTTTAAAATTCAATCAGAGCCTTTTAAACCTCCATTTTCAAAGTATTACCATAAAGAGATGGGCAGTCCCTTATACAAAAAATTTGTTATAACTGAACTGATTATTGATAAGTCAGAAATTGTCAAAGTAAAAAAAATGGCTATGGATATTGAAGATAAATACAGAATAGAAGGTAATAGGACAGTTAATATAGACCCGTTTTATATTGATAAAGAACAGCTTGTTGTTTCTACTTCAAAATACAGAGGAAATAGAATTTATATGGGGGATGGTGTTTTTGTGGAATTAGAGCTGTTTTACCACCATGGCTCATTCCAGCCTTTTATATGGACTTATGTAGATTATAAAGAGCATATTCCCTTTTTTAATATTGTTAGAAAACAGTTGTGAATTATTAACTAAATGTTATTCACTTTAAAATTATTTCCATTCGTATCCGCAATTTTTACAGTGCCATTTTGGGAAATCTTCACTCACTATACAACCACCAAGTTTAATTAAGCCTTTTTTCTCTTCTGCTTCTCCTTCAGGAGTTGGAAGACCATAAATAATAGGAATTGCTCTGGTAGACTTGCATTTGGGACATTTAATTTTTGATTTAACCATGAAAATTTACCTCCAAAAAGTAAACCTTTTAATTTAAAAACTTAAAATTTGAAAATTAATTTGTCATGGTTTTCGTATACTTATTTGATAGTCTTCTCTGAACTTCTTTTTCCCAGTTTGATTTTATCTCTTCTCTGCTTAGGGTTAAATCCTGATTATCATGGTAAGGCACTGCATAAGGAGATGTTTTAAGCCTATTTTCTTCTTTTTCTGTTAAAGGGGGAATATCTCCGTTTATAGTAGCAACAGTTGAAAAACTTTTTCTTCCAACAGGCTCAATTAGTCCAATTTTGAACCCTGCTTCTATTAACCCCTTTCTTACTGCAAGCGAAGCACTGTAAGTAGCCAGAATAGCATTTTCTTTCATAAGGTCTTTAACCTTTTTAAAAAGTTCAACAGTCCACATTTCTGTATTTACTTTCGGGGAAAATGCATCATAAAAAACTGCATCAAATTTGTGATCTATTGTTTTTATTACCTGCCGTGCTTCTCCAAATAAAATGGTCAGTTCAAAATTGTTTTCTCTCGCTGTGTATGTATCACCATTAAATTGTCCTGATAGTATCTGGGAGTATATATTTTGCAGATTAGGAGGAAGCTCAAGCTGTTTTATTTTGCTGAAAATATCTTTGTCTTTCTCAACTGATATGATTTTAAGGAAAATATTAGGATTGTTTTTTGTGGCAACTTCTATGGCAACAGCAACGTTGTAGCCTAAGCCAAAGCCTATGTCCAGAATATCTATTTGATTTTGTTTTTTTGCAAGCTGGTCTATTCTGCAGGGAAGAACAAATTTAAGAAGGCTTTCTGTATAAGCTCCTGCCTTTGTGCTGTGATATGCCTCGTTAAACTCTTGGTTTATAAATGTTTCTGTCCCGTCAGCAGTTTTTATTTTGCTGTCCATTGTACCTCTATTATCGGTTTGTTGTCTATAAATATTTTCCCTGTAAAAATATCCCCTTTTTCAAATTCTCCAACCCCTGAAGGGGTACCGCACATAAGAATATCTCCATCATAAACGGAGAAGTATTTTTTCATTTCCTTAATAATATCCTCAGGTTTATAAATCATATCAGCCACACTACCCGATTGCCTTAGCTGTCCATTAATCCAGAGCTCCATTTTTAAACTATTTATATGCTGAGGCTCTATTCTGACAAACTGGGAAAAAACAGCAGAGTTATCAAATGCCTTTGCCTTTTCCCATGGTAGTCCTTTACTTTTTAGTCGGTTTTGCTCTTCAACAAGTGTAAGGTCTATTCCAAATCCTACGCCTGCTATCTGGCCGTTTCTGAAAATAAAAGAGATTTCTCCTTCGTATCTGCATTTTTTGTTTGGCTTTATAAGTTGAGTTGAGATAGAGGAGTTGGGTTTGATAAAAAATACTATTTCCTCTGGATTTTTATTTCCAAGCTCCTCAATATGCT carries:
- the moaCB gene encoding bifunctional molybdenum cofactor biosynthesis protein MoaC/MoaB — translated: MGFKPVDVSGKFETIRTAKAEGKIYLSPESVEMIKEGKVPKGDVLLASQMAGLLGAKRTSDILPFCHNIMIDHVVVDTQLQEDGVYVIAEVKCVGRTGVEMEALTAVSAALLNVYDMLKAFDKNMVISDIKLVSKRGGKSDWAEDLSGLKCAVITLSDTCYQGEAEDRSGKTAIDIIENEFGGQVVHYKILPDDKDMIVNELKELTDKVDIIFTTGGTGFSKRDVTPEATKEVIRKEMIGFSEAMRIVGIKFTPKSLLSRGVCGILGDATLVINLPGSTGGVKDNIRLVAPLLKHAIRMAKGEKKH
- a CDS encoding DUF4416 family protein — its product is MRKNTEAYLGFALMWKEERYLLLAEEILKKEFADFKIQSEPFKPPFSKYYHKEMGSPLYKKFVITELIIDKSEIVKVKKMAMDIEDKYRIEGNRTVNIDPFYIDKEQLVVSTSKYRGNRIYMGDGVFVELELFYHHGSFQPFIWTYVDYKEHIPFFNIVRKQL
- the mnmD gene encoding tRNA (5-methylaminomethyl-2-thiouridine)(34)-methyltransferase MnmD → MDSKIKTADGTETFINQEFNEAYHSTKAGAYTESLLKFVLPCRIDQLAKKQNQIDILDIGFGLGYNVAVAIEVATKNNPNIFLKIISVEKDKDIFSKIKQLELPPNLQNIYSQILSGQFNGDTYTARENNFELTILFGEARQVIKTIDHKFDAVFYDAFSPKVNTEMWTVELFKKVKDLMKENAILATYSASLAVRKGLIEAGFKIGLIEPVGRKSFSTVATINGDIPPLTEKEENRLKTSPYAVPYHDNQDLTLSREEIKSNWEKEVQRRLSNKYTKTMTN
- a CDS encoding fumarylacetoacetate hydrolase family protein → MKGVIFENEIICSSKVICVGRNYTKHIEELGNKNPEEIVFFIKPNSSISTQLIKPNKKCRYEGEISFIFRNGQIAGVGFGIDLTLVEEQNRLKSKGLPWEKAKAFDNSAVFSQFVRIEPQHINSLKMELWINGQLRQSGSVADMIYKPEDIIKEMKKYFSVYDGDILMCGTPSGVGEFEKGDIFTGKIFIDNKPIIEVQWTAK